From the Stenotrophomonas bentonitica genome, one window contains:
- a CDS encoding indolepyruvate ferredoxin oxidoreductase family protein produces the protein MTSTAEPTSPSSANLPAGPLDDSYTLDHKYTRTDGRIYLSGVQALVRLPLMQQLRDQAAGLDTAGFISGYRGSPLGGFDLELWRARQHLEAAKVKFTPGLNEDLGATMVWGTQQTNLFPGARVQGVYGMWYGKGPGVDRCGDVFKHANAAGTSVHGGVLALAADDHACRSSTLPHGSEDEFVSAMMPVLNPAGVQDILDMGLLGWAMSRYTGRWIGFKTIAETVESSASVQVDPFARRIVLPEDFEMPAGGLNIRWPDPPLDQEMRLHRYAVKAAQAFARANGIDRVVMDSPRARLGIVTTGKSYLDVLQALEYLGLDERACAEIGIRVYKVGMTWPLEPEGIARFAQGLEDIVVVEEKRAFIERQMKEQFYNWPASAGPRPSIVGKYDEAGQWILPSTNELTPATIAGVIGRRIQKFFSNDSIEQRLRWMDEKEAELALPRASFPRVPHYCSGCPHNTSTRVPEGSRALGGIGCHYMVTWMDRSTDTFTHMGGEGVTWAGQAAFTDTEHVFQNLGDGTYFHSGSLAIRQAIAAGVNITYKILYNDAVAMTGGQPVDGTLTVPQIAHQMRAEGVQTIMLVSDEIGKWNKRELFPDGVEFFDRAELDAVQKQLREVKGTSILIYEQTCATEKRRRRKRGKLVDPPKRVVVNSLVCEGCGDCGQKSFCVSVLPKETEFGRKRDIDQSNCNKDYSCTTGFCPSFVTVHGGKLRKGARSDRSALLENLPTPTFRTALDQPWNILITGVGGTGVVTIGALLGMAGHLEGKGASVLDQTGLAQKGGAVTTHIRIAKRPEDIHAVRIAAGEADLVVGCDMVVVNDYWALSKVRAERSQVVLNTYEAMPGTFTTRPDMQFPAADIIAGIRVALGGRDPLLLDATQLATALLGDAIASNLFILGYAWQQGLVPISFDALMRAIELNGAAVAMNQQAFAWGRLAVVDPQAVQQAAGLVRNGHTDAERTPGPLQDLPPGEWEGNEWGATAAPRETGDERELRGLPGHGGGGEVAFLPLDDERLSRSLDELVERRVKFLTDYQDAAYAARYRALVDRVRSVEWDKAGSTALTETVARYYFKLLAYKDEYEVARLYTSGEFQRRLQQQFEGDFEVRFHLAPPLFAKKDEQGRLIKQEYGPWMLKAFGLLAKLKFLRGGTFDVFGRTEERRGERQLIADYEQTVALLLDGLSDDRVALAVEIASIPEHIRGYGHVKEAHLHKAKAREAVLLAQWRNPKALHIVQVA, from the coding sequence ATGACCAGTACCGCCGAACCTACCTCGCCTTCGTCCGCCAACCTGCCTGCCGGGCCGCTGGACGACAGCTACACGCTGGACCACAAGTACACCCGTACCGACGGCCGCATTTACCTGAGCGGGGTGCAGGCACTGGTGCGCCTGCCGCTGATGCAGCAGCTGCGCGACCAGGCCGCCGGGCTGGACACGGCCGGCTTCATCAGCGGCTACCGCGGCAGCCCGCTGGGCGGCTTCGACCTGGAACTGTGGCGCGCCCGCCAGCATTTGGAGGCGGCGAAGGTGAAGTTCACCCCGGGCCTCAACGAGGACCTGGGCGCGACCATGGTCTGGGGCACCCAGCAGACCAACCTGTTCCCCGGGGCCAGGGTCCAGGGCGTGTACGGCATGTGGTACGGCAAGGGCCCGGGCGTGGACCGCTGCGGCGACGTGTTCAAGCATGCCAACGCTGCAGGCACTTCGGTGCACGGTGGCGTGCTGGCGCTGGCCGCCGACGACCATGCCTGCCGCAGCTCCACCCTGCCCCACGGCAGCGAAGATGAATTCGTCAGCGCGATGATGCCGGTGCTCAACCCGGCCGGCGTGCAGGACATCCTGGACATGGGCCTGCTCGGCTGGGCCATGAGCCGCTATACCGGGCGCTGGATCGGCTTCAAGACCATCGCCGAAACGGTCGAATCGTCCGCCTCGGTGCAGGTGGACCCGTTCGCGCGCCGGATCGTGCTGCCGGAAGACTTCGAGATGCCGGCCGGCGGCCTCAACATCCGCTGGCCGGACCCGCCGCTGGACCAGGAAATGCGCCTGCACCGTTATGCGGTCAAGGCCGCGCAGGCGTTCGCCCGCGCCAACGGCATCGACCGGGTAGTGATGGACTCGCCGCGCGCGCGGCTGGGCATCGTCACTACCGGCAAGAGCTACCTGGACGTGCTGCAGGCGCTGGAATACCTGGGGCTGGACGAGCGCGCCTGCGCCGAGATCGGCATCCGCGTGTACAAGGTCGGCATGACCTGGCCGCTGGAGCCGGAAGGCATCGCGCGCTTCGCGCAGGGCCTGGAAGACATCGTGGTGGTGGAGGAGAAGCGTGCCTTCATCGAGCGCCAGATGAAGGAGCAGTTCTACAACTGGCCGGCCAGTGCGGGCCCGCGCCCGTCCATCGTCGGCAAGTACGACGAAGCCGGCCAGTGGATCCTGCCCTCCACCAATGAGCTGACGCCGGCCACCATCGCCGGTGTCATCGGCCGCCGCATCCAGAAGTTCTTCAGCAACGACTCGATCGAACAGCGCCTGCGCTGGATGGACGAGAAGGAAGCCGAGCTCGCGCTGCCGCGTGCCAGCTTCCCGCGCGTGCCGCACTACTGCTCGGGCTGCCCGCACAACACCTCCACCCGCGTGCCGGAAGGCTCGCGCGCGCTGGGCGGCATCGGCTGCCATTACATGGTCACCTGGATGGACCGCAGCACCGACACCTTCACCCACATGGGCGGCGAAGGCGTGACCTGGGCCGGGCAGGCCGCGTTCACCGACACCGAACACGTGTTCCAGAACCTGGGCGATGGCACCTACTTCCACAGTGGTTCGCTGGCGATCCGCCAGGCGATTGCCGCCGGGGTCAACATCACCTACAAGATCCTCTACAACGACGCGGTGGCGATGACCGGCGGGCAGCCGGTGGACGGCACACTGACCGTGCCGCAGATCGCCCACCAGATGCGCGCCGAGGGCGTGCAGACGATCATGCTGGTCAGCGACGAGATCGGGAAGTGGAACAAGCGCGAGCTGTTCCCCGACGGCGTGGAGTTCTTCGACCGCGCCGAACTGGACGCGGTGCAGAAGCAGCTGCGCGAGGTGAAGGGCACCAGCATCCTGATCTACGAACAAACCTGCGCCACTGAAAAGCGCCGCCGACGCAAGCGCGGCAAGCTGGTCGACCCGCCCAAGCGGGTGGTGGTCAACTCGCTGGTCTGCGAAGGCTGCGGCGACTGCGGCCAGAAGAGCTTCTGCGTGTCGGTGCTGCCGAAGGAAACCGAGTTCGGGCGCAAGCGCGACATCGACCAGTCCAACTGCAACAAGGACTATTCGTGCACCACCGGGTTCTGCCCCAGCTTCGTCACCGTGCACGGCGGCAAGCTGCGCAAGGGCGCGCGCAGCGACCGCAGCGCGCTTCTCGAGAACCTGCCGACGCCGACCTTCCGCACCGCTCTGGATCAGCCCTGGAACATCCTGATCACCGGCGTCGGTGGCACCGGCGTGGTCACCATCGGCGCGCTGCTGGGCATGGCCGGCCACCTGGAAGGCAAGGGCGCCAGCGTGCTCGACCAGACCGGGCTGGCCCAGAAGGGCGGCGCGGTGACCACCCATATCCGCATTGCAAAACGCCCGGAAGACATCCACGCGGTGCGCATCGCCGCCGGCGAAGCCGACCTGGTGGTGGGCTGCGACATGGTGGTGGTGAACGACTACTGGGCACTGTCCAAGGTGCGTGCCGAGCGTTCGCAGGTGGTGCTCAACACCTACGAGGCGATGCCGGGCACCTTCACCACCCGCCCGGACATGCAGTTCCCCGCGGCCGACATCATTGCCGGCATCCGCGTGGCGCTGGGCGGGCGCGACCCGCTGCTGCTCGACGCGACCCAGCTGGCCACCGCGCTGCTCGGCGATGCGATCGCCTCCAACCTGTTCATCCTGGGCTACGCCTGGCAGCAGGGCCTGGTGCCGATCTCGTTCGACGCGCTGATGCGCGCGATCGAGCTCAACGGTGCCGCCGTTGCAATGAACCAGCAGGCCTTCGCCTGGGGTCGCCTGGCCGTGGTGGATCCGCAGGCCGTGCAGCAGGCCGCCGGCCTGGTCCGCAACGGCCACACCGACGCCGAACGCACCCCGGGCCCGCTGCAGGACCTGCCGCCGGGCGAGTGGGAAGGCAACGAATGGGGCGCCACCGCCGCACCGCGCGAGACCGGCGACGAGCGCGAGCTGCGCGGGTTGCCCGGTCACGGGGGTGGTGGCGAAGTCGCGTTCCTGCCGCTGGACGACGAACGCCTGTCGCGTTCGCTGGATGAACTGGTGGAGCGTCGGGTCAAGTTCCTTACCGATTACCAGGACGCTGCCTACGCCGCGCGTTACCGCGCACTGGTCGACCGCGTGCGCAGCGTGGAGTGGGACAAGGCGGGCAGCACCGCGCTGACCGAAACCGTGGCGCGCTATTACTTCAAGCTGCTGGCATACAAGGACGAGTACGAAGTGGCGCGCCTGTACACCAGCGGCGAGTTCCAGCGCCGCCTGCAGCAGCAGTTCGAAGGCGACTTCGAAGTGCGCTTCCACCTGGCGCCGCCGCTGTTCGCGAAGAAGGACGAGCAGGGCCGCCTGATCAAGCAGGAGTACGGCCCGTGGATGCTGAAGGCATTCGGGCTGTTGGCGAAGTTGAAGTTCCTGCGTGGCGGCACGTTCGACGTGTTCGGGCGCACCGAAGAGCGTCGTGGCGAGCGTCAGCTGATTGCCGATTACGAGCAGACCGTGGCGCTGCTGCTGGACGGCCTGAGCGATGACCGGGTGGCGCTGGCGGTGGAGATTGCCAGCATTCCGGAGCACATCCGCGGCTATGGGCACGTCAAGGAAGCGCACCTGCACAAGGCCAAGGCGCGTGAGGCCGTGCTGCTGGCGCAGTGGCGCAACCCGAAGGCGCTGCATATCGTGCAGGTGGCGTAA
- a CDS encoding tetratricopeptide repeat protein, with product MAVGRNMLTGIVLAAGMTVFGASAQSLPALQEFYFDDDVAAVSPVVVPADSADVVDQLMKQRERGRKALEATVQLASVAYAQGRPELGRELYADAEKNAPVSSAPGRMVRWNHGWDLFRQGDAEAALTQWHTAQQGLRGNASWVPPTYALALWSLGRKDEAVKWYAAAVRTEPQRWSTSDAYAQLLPTWRDSERASLAEVQQAWAAQPPAWP from the coding sequence ATGGCAGTGGGAAGAAACATGCTGACCGGCATCGTGCTGGCGGCGGGGATGACGGTGTTCGGGGCGTCGGCGCAATCATTGCCGGCATTGCAGGAGTTCTACTTCGATGACGACGTGGCTGCGGTCTCGCCCGTGGTCGTGCCTGCCGACAGCGCCGATGTCGTCGATCAGTTGATGAAACAACGCGAACGTGGCCGCAAGGCACTGGAAGCCACCGTGCAGCTGGCCAGCGTGGCCTATGCGCAGGGGCGCCCTGAGCTGGGTCGCGAGCTGTATGCCGACGCGGAAAAGAACGCACCGGTCTCTTCGGCACCGGGACGCATGGTGCGCTGGAACCATGGCTGGGACCTGTTCCGCCAGGGCGATGCCGAAGCGGCACTGACGCAGTGGCACACCGCACAGCAGGGCCTGCGTGGCAATGCATCGTGGGTGCCGCCGACCTACGCGCTGGCGTTGTGGTCGCTCGGTCGCAAGGATGAGGCCGTGAAGTGGTACGCCGCCGCCGTGCGCACCGAACCGCAGCGCTGGAGTACCAGCGATGCGTATGCGCAGCTGCTGCCGACGTGGCGCGACAGCGAACGTGCCAGCCTGGCCGAAGTGCAGCAGGCATGGGCCGCGCAGCCGCCGGCCTGGCCGTGA